The Cyanobacterium stanieri LEGE 03274 genome window below encodes:
- a CDS encoding NADP-dependent isocitrate dehydrogenase, whose product MFEKLTPPQEGTKIKFENGKPIVPDDPIIPFIRGDGTGVDIWPASEKVIDAAVAKAYGGKRKINWFKIYAGDEACEKYGTFQYLPEDTLSAIREYGIAIKGPLTTPVGGGIRSLNVALRQIFDLYACVRPCRYYQGTPSPHKSPEKLDVIVYRENTEDIYLGIEWKEGSEIGQKLITILNDDLIPSTPEHKNKKIPLDAGIGIKPISKTGSQRLVRRAIQNALRLPKHKQMVTLVHKGNIMKYTEGAFRDWGYELAVTEFRDVCVTERESWILGNKEANPDISTEDNARKIDPGYDGLTPEKKEAICAEVEGVLASIWDTHGNGKWQDKVMVNDRIADSIFQQIQTRPDEYSILATMNLNGDYLSDAAAAIVGGLGMGPGANIGDNCAIFEATHGTAPKHAGLDRINPGSVILSGVMMLEFMGWQEAADLIRDGISRAIASRQVTYDLARMMTPPVEPPLKCSEFADAIISNFES is encoded by the coding sequence ATGTTTGAAAAATTGACCCCCCCCCAAGAAGGTACTAAAATTAAATTTGAAAATGGTAAACCCATTGTTCCTGATGATCCCATTATTCCTTTTATCCGTGGTGATGGTACAGGGGTAGATATTTGGCCAGCCTCAGAAAAAGTTATTGATGCCGCGGTGGCTAAAGCCTATGGCGGTAAACGTAAAATCAACTGGTTTAAAATTTATGCTGGAGATGAAGCCTGTGAGAAATACGGCACTTTTCAGTATTTACCCGAAGACACTTTAAGCGCCATTCGGGAGTATGGTATCGCCATCAAAGGGCCTTTGACAACCCCCGTAGGAGGCGGTATTCGCTCTTTAAACGTTGCTCTACGACAGATTTTTGATTTATACGCTTGTGTACGTCCTTGTCGCTATTATCAGGGTACTCCCTCCCCCCACAAAAGCCCTGAAAAGTTGGATGTGATTGTATATCGGGAAAACACTGAGGATATTTACTTAGGTATCGAGTGGAAAGAAGGTTCAGAAATTGGTCAAAAATTAATTACCATCCTTAATGATGATTTAATTCCCTCTACCCCTGAACATAAAAACAAAAAAATTCCCCTCGATGCAGGGATTGGTATTAAACCCATTAGTAAAACTGGTTCTCAACGTTTGGTGCGTCGTGCCATCCAAAATGCGCTCCGTTTACCCAAGCATAAACAAATGGTTACCTTGGTGCATAAGGGTAATATCATGAAATACACGGAAGGGGCTTTCCGTGATTGGGGTTATGAATTGGCCGTGACGGAATTTCGTGATGTGTGTGTAACGGAAAGGGAATCTTGGATTTTGGGCAATAAGGAAGCTAATCCTGATATTTCCACCGAGGATAATGCCCGTAAAATTGATCCTGGTTATGATGGTTTAACCCCTGAGAAAAAAGAGGCTATTTGTGCAGAGGTTGAAGGCGTTTTGGCTTCTATCTGGGATACCCATGGTAATGGAAAATGGCAGGATAAGGTAATGGTTAATGATCGCATCGCTGACAGTATTTTCCAACAAATTCAAACCCGCCCTGACGAGTATTCTATCTTAGCTACCATGAATCTCAACGGAGATTATCTTTCCGATGCGGCCGCAGCCATTGTCGGTGGTTTAGGTATGGGGCCAGGCGCCAATATTGGGGATAATTGTGCTATTTTTGAGGCTACCCATGGTACAGCGCCTAAACACGCTGGTTTGGATAGAATTAACCCTGGTTCGGTGATTCTTTCTGGGGTGATGATGCTGGAGTTTATGGGATGGCAGGAAGCCGCTGATTTGATTCGTGATGGCATTAGCCGTGCGATCGCCTCCAGGCAAGTAACCTATGATTTAGCAAGGATGATGACTCCCCCCGTCGAACCTCCTTTAAAATGTTCTGAATTTGCCGATGCCATTATCAGTAACTTTGAGAGTTAA
- a CDS encoding carbon dioxide-concentrating mechanism protein CcmK has translation MRKKHISPDSALGLVSTLSFPAIVGTADMMLKSAEVILVGYEKIGSGHCTAIVRGNIADVRLAVEEGAKMAEQIGQLHTKLVIARPMPNLEAVFPIGSRLIELAQQQKGYSRLSNRSIGLIETRGFPAMVGAADMMLKSADVQLASYETIGSGLCTAIIRGTVANVAVAIEAGMAEAERIGELNSVMIIPRLLEDLEHTLPVANYWLEEQDKQQPLPNFAAKKRTPSRRKLVALPELEKVPVNFNNSSKVELKAELENRKQEKKPLPMEIIEPQTEDD, from the coding sequence ATGAGAAAAAAGCATATTAGCCCAGATAGCGCCCTCGGTTTAGTTTCAACCCTCAGTTTCCCCGCCATCGTCGGTACAGCAGATATGATGTTGAAGTCTGCGGAGGTTATTTTAGTTGGTTATGAAAAAATCGGTAGTGGTCATTGTACTGCTATTGTAAGGGGTAATATTGCTGATGTTCGTCTTGCGGTGGAAGAAGGTGCAAAGATGGCAGAACAGATAGGACAATTACATACTAAGCTAGTAATAGCCCGTCCTATGCCCAATTTAGAGGCAGTATTTCCCATCGGTAGTCGTTTGATAGAGTTAGCCCAACAACAAAAGGGTTACAGTCGTTTAAGTAATCGCTCTATCGGTTTAATTGAAACTAGGGGTTTCCCTGCCATGGTAGGGGCAGCTGATATGATGTTAAAATCGGCGGATGTACAATTGGCTTCCTATGAAACCATCGGTAGTGGTTTATGTACTGCTATTATACGGGGTACTGTGGCCAATGTGGCGGTAGCCATTGAGGCGGGAATGGCAGAAGCCGAAAGAATTGGGGAGTTAAATTCAGTGATGATTATTCCTCGTTTGTTAGAAGATTTAGAGCATACTTTACCTGTTGCTAATTATTGGTTAGAAGAGCAAGATAAACAACAGCCTTTACCTAATTTTGCGGCTAAAAAACGTACCCCATCCCGTCGTAAGTTGGTGGCTTTACCTGAGTTGGAAAAAGTGCCTGTTAATTTTAATAATTCTTCTAAGGTGGAATTAAAGGCAGAGTTGGAAAACCGTAAACAGGAGAAAAAGCCTTTACCCATGGAAATTATTGAACCTCAAACCGAAGACGATTAA
- a CDS encoding DUF6208 family protein: protein MSAKNVGLIVEIPLAISSFLFAKINKFLIGNLYSIYLKVNQKKANQWRVIDNQLVSSIINMGVLMTKAPRWNTHAIIGTLGPFAVEKELSLDIASANNSAQSWFAIFYDFPNYNTVDTIASKVDYQGENWQSIKLKRGKYTIGLRYYNYGDKLALPAVKVDGKKFTSTKEIPNDSNEFYHSIIEKKNWYFLAIHYYIYTVLSLRKYLPESFVKYEFLPVGAIDTKFYYDALDKEEILTIEVDQHTLDKYDIYVTVYDRTSLPTQWFTVKSVQEKTRPLNHKGYYLIRVRNEGKPPEEFTDLEIKLDKSL from the coding sequence ATGTCCGCTAAAAATGTTGGTTTAATTGTGGAAATTCCTCTGGCGATTTCTTCTTTTCTTTTTGCTAAAATTAATAAGTTTTTGATTGGTAATCTTTATAGTATTTATTTAAAGGTTAATCAAAAAAAGGCTAATCAATGGCGGGTGATTGATAATCAATTGGTTTCTTCTATCATTAATATGGGGGTGTTAATGACAAAAGCTCCCCGTTGGAATACCCATGCTATTATCGGTACTTTGGGCCCTTTTGCGGTGGAAAAAGAGCTTAGTTTGGATATAGCATCGGCTAATAATTCGGCTCAATCTTGGTTTGCTATTTTTTATGATTTTCCTAATTATAATACGGTGGATACCATCGCATCAAAGGTTGATTATCAAGGGGAGAATTGGCAATCTATTAAGTTAAAAAGAGGTAAATATACCATTGGTTTAAGATATTATAATTATGGTGATAAATTAGCTTTACCTGCAGTTAAAGTAGATGGTAAAAAGTTTACTTCTACTAAGGAAATACCTAATGATAGTAATGAGTTTTATCATAGTATAATTGAGAAAAAAAACTGGTACTTTTTAGCGATACATTATTATATCTATACGGTTTTAAGTTTAAGAAAATATTTACCTGAATCTTTTGTTAAGTATGAATTTTTACCCGTAGGGGCGATCGATACTAAGTTTTATTATGATGCTTTAGATAAAGAAGAAATTCTCACCATTGAGGTTGATCAACATACCCTTGATAAATATGATATTTATGTGACGGTTTACGATCGCACTAGCCTTCCCACACAATGGTTTACCGTTAAAAGTGTACAAGAAAAAACTAGACCTCTCAATCATAAAGGTTATTACTTAATTAGGGTCAGAAATGAAGGAAAACCACCTGAAGAATTTACAGATTTAGAGATCAAGTTAGATAAATCTTTATAA
- the lgt gene encoding prolipoprotein diacylglyceryl transferase — translation MSLLAFRFQSPGPILFELGPVAVRWYGFLIAMAVIIGLFIAQNLAKRKNIDPEMIGDLVLWLVIGALPCARIYYVLFEWERYAGRPGDMIAIWQGGIAIHGAIIGGTLATVIFARIKKQSFWGLMDVVMPSLILGQAIGRWGNFFNSEAFGVPTDLPWGLYIPPHRRPMEFLTFEYFHPTFLYESVWNLMVFVLLMALFFWGLRRKNNLKTGTLVFVYLITYSLGRVWIEGFRTDSLMVGDWRVAQIISVSAIALGLFGLFWLYIAKRPLPFNFDQ, via the coding sequence ATGAGTTTACTTGCTTTTCGTTTTCAATCACCAGGACCAATTTTATTTGAATTAGGGCCGGTGGCGGTGCGCTGGTATGGTTTTTTGATTGCCATGGCGGTAATAATTGGTTTATTCATTGCTCAAAATTTGGCAAAAAGAAAAAATATTGACCCTGAGATGATCGGGGATTTAGTATTATGGTTGGTAATAGGGGCGCTGCCTTGTGCCAGAATTTATTATGTTTTGTTTGAGTGGGAAAGATATGCGGGGCGCCCGGGGGATATGATTGCCATTTGGCAAGGGGGTATTGCTATTCATGGGGCGATTATTGGTGGCACTCTGGCTACGGTTATATTTGCAAGGATAAAGAAACAGTCTTTTTGGGGGTTGATGGATGTGGTGATGCCTTCTTTAATTTTAGGTCAAGCTATCGGTAGATGGGGTAATTTTTTTAATTCTGAGGCTTTTGGTGTGCCTACGGATTTACCTTGGGGGTTATATATTCCTCCCCATCGTCGCCCCATGGAGTTTTTAACTTTTGAATATTTTCACCCTACTTTTTTATATGAGTCGGTGTGGAATTTGATGGTTTTTGTGTTGTTAATGGCTCTTTTTTTCTGGGGTTTACGCCGTAAGAATAATTTGAAAACTGGTACTTTGGTTTTTGTTTATTTGATTACTTATAGTTTGGGTAGGGTATGGATTGAGGGTTTTCGCACCGATAGTTTAATGGTTGGTGATTGGCGGGTGGCACAAATTATTAGTGTAAGTGCGATCGCCCTTGGTCTTTTTGGTTTATTCTGGTTATATATTGCGAAACGTCCTTTACCTTTTAATTTTGATCAATAG
- a CDS encoding uroporphyrinogen-III synthase yields the protein MPTYTDNYPLAGQTILVTRAISSSSQFRKMLEERGATVFELPALEITPPSSWDGLDGAIAHINNFEWIILTSANGVKYFWQRLEKAGKNETDLNGIKIAVVGKKTAQVLKEYNLQADFIPPDFIADSMAENFPESLGGKQILFPRVETGGREILVQELSQRGAHITEVSAYQSGCPKQMDETIFHALEEKIIDMITFASSKTVRNFYTMVEARFPHDTLSLFNHSAIASIGPQTSMTCQKIFGRVDIEAQEYTLDGLVRAIVEKGVNY from the coding sequence ATGCCTACATACACTGATAATTATCCCTTAGCAGGGCAAACTATTCTTGTTACCCGTGCCATTTCTTCTTCTAGTCAGTTTCGGAAAATGCTGGAGGAGAGAGGGGCGACGGTGTTTGAGTTACCTGCATTGGAAATTACTCCTCCTTCTAGTTGGGATGGGTTAGATGGGGCGATCGCCCATATAAATAATTTTGAATGGATAATTTTAACCAGTGCCAATGGGGTAAAGTATTTTTGGCAGAGATTGGAAAAGGCTGGAAAAAACGAAACAGATTTAAATGGAATAAAAATTGCGGTGGTGGGCAAAAAAACCGCCCAAGTTTTAAAAGAGTATAATCTACAAGCAGACTTTATTCCCCCTGATTTTATTGCCGACTCCATGGCGGAAAATTTTCCTGAGTCGCTAGGGGGAAAACAAATTCTCTTTCCTCGGGTAGAAACTGGGGGCAGAGAAATTCTGGTGCAAGAATTAAGCCAGAGGGGGGCACACATAACCGAGGTTTCTGCTTATCAGTCGGGTTGCCCGAAACAGATGGATGAAACTATTTTTCATGCCTTAGAGGAAAAAATTATCGATATGATTACTTTTGCTAGTTCTAAAACGGTACGTAATTTTTATACGATGGTAGAGGCACGGTTTCCCCATGATACTCTTTCTTTATTTAATCACAGTGCGATCGCCTCTATTGGTCCTCAAACCTCTATGACTTGCCAAAAAATATTTGGCAGGGTGGATATTGAAGCCCAGGAATATACCCTAGATGGTTTGGTAAGAGCTATTGTAGAGAAGGGTGTTAACTATTAA
- a CDS encoding fructosamine kinase family protein: MWKQIAIAISNHTQTDFKLKNTRSVGGGCINQAYQLIGENESYFVKLNSPHQYEMFRVEAIALKQMYDTNTIKIPKPICTGYTDNHSYIILEWLKFGRGNNQSWQTMGKHLAQLHQQGKADKFGWDDNNTIGATPQINDWQENWADFFAEKRIGYQLKLARRQGATFGNPNHIIETIREKLSPHQPQPSLVHGDLWGGNASFLEGGIPIIFDPAAYYGDREVDIAMTELFGGFPSAFYQGYNQQWLLDSGYPQRKTIYNLYHILNHYNLFGGGYASQAQRMITKILSVNS, translated from the coding sequence ATGTGGAAACAAATTGCGATCGCCATTAGTAACCATACTCAAACAGACTTTAAATTAAAAAATACCCGTAGTGTGGGGGGAGGTTGTATCAACCAAGCCTATCAACTGATAGGGGAAAATGAAAGTTATTTTGTTAAATTAAATTCCCCCCATCAATACGAAATGTTTCGGGTAGAGGCGATCGCCCTTAAGCAAATGTATGATACCAATACCATTAAAATACCCAAACCCATCTGCACAGGTTACACCGATAACCATAGCTACATCATCTTAGAATGGCTCAAATTTGGTAGAGGGAATAATCAATCATGGCAAACCATGGGCAAACACCTAGCCCAACTCCATCAACAAGGTAAAGCCGATAAATTTGGTTGGGATGATAACAACACCATCGGTGCAACCCCTCAAATTAATGATTGGCAAGAAAACTGGGCCGACTTTTTCGCCGAAAAAAGAATCGGTTATCAATTGAAGTTAGCCCGTCGCCAAGGGGCAACCTTCGGTAATCCAAACCATATCATAGAAACTATTAGGGAAAAACTATCTCCCCATCAACCCCAACCATCCCTCGTCCACGGAGACTTATGGGGCGGTAACGCCAGTTTTTTAGAAGGAGGAATCCCCATCATTTTCGACCCAGCCGCCTATTATGGAGATAGGGAAGTAGATATTGCCATGACAGAACTTTTTGGCGGTTTTCCCTCGGCTTTTTATCAAGGATATAACCAACAATGGCTTTTAGACTCTGGTTATCCACAAAGAAAAACCATCTACAACCTTTATCATATCCTCAACCATTACAATCTTTTTGGGGGCGGTTATGCCAGTCAAGCCCAAAGAATGATTACCAAAATCCTATCAGTTAATAGTTAA
- a CDS encoding Mrp/NBP35 family ATP-binding protein, producing MVDTQSVLEVLKPVQDPELQKSLVELNMIRNVKVEGGEVSFTLVLTTPSCPLREFIVEDCEKAVKTLSGVEKVSVEVTAETPAQKSLPDRTSVDKVKNIIAISSGKGGVGKSTVAVNVAIALAQAGSKVGLLDADIYGPNAPTMLGLLDAPINVTKSPTGDILEPLFNHGIKMVSMGFLIDPDQPVMWRGPMLNGIIRQFLYQVNWGELDYLIVDMPPGTGDAQLTLAQAVPLAGAVIVTTPQTVSLQDARRGLKMFEQLGTNILGIVENMSYFIPPDMGDRTYDIFGSGGGEKASTELQVPLLGCIPIEMSVREGGDNGIPITVAHPNSESAKALVKISQQIAAKVSVMALA from the coding sequence ATGGTTGATACCCAATCTGTTTTAGAAGTTTTAAAACCAGTTCAAGATCCTGAACTACAAAAAAGTTTAGTAGAATTGAACATGATTCGTAACGTAAAAGTAGAGGGGGGGGAAGTAAGTTTCACCCTCGTATTAACTACCCCCTCTTGCCCTTTGAGGGAATTTATCGTAGAAGATTGTGAAAAAGCCGTCAAAACCTTATCAGGGGTGGAAAAAGTATCGGTAGAAGTAACCGCCGAAACCCCTGCCCAAAAGTCTTTACCCGATCGCACCTCAGTGGATAAAGTAAAAAATATCATTGCCATTTCTAGCGGTAAAGGGGGAGTAGGAAAAAGTACCGTGGCAGTCAACGTGGCGATCGCCCTTGCCCAAGCAGGATCAAAAGTAGGACTCCTAGACGCCGATATATATGGGCCCAACGCCCCCACCATGCTTGGTTTATTAGATGCCCCCATCAACGTCACCAAATCCCCCACAGGGGACATTTTAGAACCCCTCTTTAACCATGGCATTAAGATGGTTTCCATGGGCTTTTTAATCGATCCTGATCAACCTGTGATGTGGCGTGGCCCTATGTTAAACGGTATTATCCGTCAATTCCTTTATCAAGTCAACTGGGGTGAATTGGATTATTTAATTGTCGATATGCCCCCCGGCACAGGGGATGCCCAACTAACCCTCGCCCAAGCCGTGCCCCTAGCAGGGGCTGTCATCGTCACCACCCCCCAAACCGTATCCCTCCAAGATGCCCGTCGTGGTTTAAAAATGTTTGAGCAATTAGGCACTAATATTTTGGGTATCGTTGAGAATATGAGTTATTTTATCCCACCAGATATGGGCGATCGCACTTACGATATTTTTGGCTCTGGGGGAGGAGAAAAAGCATCCACAGAATTACAAGTACCCTTACTCGGTTGTATTCCCATCGAAATGTCCGTCAGGGAAGGAGGAGACAATGGCATTCCCATCACCGTTGCCCATCCTAACTCAGAATCTGCCAAAGCATTGGTAAAAATTTCCCAACAAATAGCCGCAAAAGTATCCGTAATGGCTCTAGCATAA
- a CDS encoding TM0106 family RecB-like putative nuclease — translation MLITDDTLLQYKRCNRKAFLNFHFKNEKPQERDFVNKLKQERILHTQEVIKHYNWQVEHPIFSPTNNSYVDSTLDLMRQGVDCIYNGELTYHIKGKYDNLIFQTNPTLLIKQNIPSGLGNWSYLTVNTHLGKNHKPEYKLVAAFQGWILGNNQGFMPTHADFIVRSFKKYSINLAIWWPKVEAVINDCQRLFQDKNPPEVFISRQKCGLCEWYNDCHEVAVKQNHLSLIPGITPRKYEMLKQKGVENFEQVINLSLPQLSQIFEQDGGEILFKQIQSLRFNAPILKRDKVNVIPSSNIELYFDIEAEPDRKIDYLLGVVLVDYNQKIEKYYHFLAEDLQQEKEIWLDFLEFINGYPNSFIYHFSGYEVETIKRLASIYQTPKNMVQPLLKRLVDVHKFVTQNYLLPMESYSLKSLGKWLNFQWRIPPNYENHSLGGDQCVVWYDQWLSTGDRTYLDYILMYNEDDCRATFAVKKWLVKEQLK, via the coding sequence ATGCTCATAACTGATGATACCCTGCTTCAATACAAGAGGTGTAACCGTAAGGCTTTTCTTAATTTTCATTTTAAAAATGAAAAACCACAGGAAAGGGATTTTGTAAATAAACTAAAGCAGGAAAGAATTCTTCACACTCAAGAGGTTATAAAGCATTATAATTGGCAGGTTGAACACCCCATCTTTTCCCCCACTAATAATTCTTACGTTGATTCAACCCTAGATTTGATGAGACAAGGGGTTGACTGTATTTACAATGGAGAATTAACCTATCATATCAAGGGAAAATATGACAATCTTATTTTTCAAACCAATCCAACATTATTAATAAAACAAAATATTCCCTCTGGGTTAGGAAATTGGAGTTATCTCACTGTTAATACTCATCTAGGTAAAAATCATAAACCAGAATATAAATTAGTAGCAGCTTTTCAGGGGTGGATATTGGGCAATAATCAAGGCTTCATGCCTACCCATGCTGATTTTATAGTCAGAAGTTTTAAAAAATATAGCATTAACTTGGCGATTTGGTGGCCAAAGGTGGAGGCGGTGATTAACGATTGTCAAAGGTTATTTCAAGATAAAAACCCACCAGAAGTATTTATTTCCCGTCAAAAATGTGGTTTATGTGAATGGTACAATGACTGTCATGAGGTGGCGGTTAAACAAAATCATCTTTCTTTAATACCCGGTATTACTCCTCGTAAATATGAGATGTTGAAACAAAAAGGGGTAGAAAATTTTGAGCAAGTGATTAATTTGTCTTTGCCTCAATTAAGTCAGATATTTGAGCAGGATGGGGGAGAAATTCTTTTTAAGCAAATTCAATCTTTAAGATTTAATGCTCCTATTTTAAAAAGAGATAAGGTAAATGTTATTCCTAGTAGTAATATTGAACTTTATTTTGACATAGAAGCTGAACCAGATCGTAAAATTGATTATTTATTAGGGGTTGTATTGGTTGATTATAATCAAAAAATAGAAAAATATTATCATTTTTTAGCAGAAGATTTACAGCAAGAAAAAGAAATTTGGCTAGACTTTCTTGAGTTTATTAATGGTTATCCTAATAGTTTTATTTATCATTTTTCGGGTTATGAGGTGGAAACTATTAAAAGGTTAGCGAGTATTTATCAGACTCCTAAAAATATGGTTCAACCCTTATTAAAAAGATTAGTTGATGTCCACAAATTTGTTACTCAAAATTATCTTTTACCCATGGAAAGTTACTCTTTAAAGTCTTTGGGTAAATGGTTGAATTTTCAATGGCGTATTCCTCCTAATTATGAAAATCATAGTTTGGGAGGTGATCAATGTGTTGTCTGGTATGATCAGTGGTTAAGTACGGGCGATCGCACTTATTTGGATTATATATTAATGTATAATGAAGATGATTGTCGAGCAACTTTTGCCGTAAAAAAATGGTTAGTAAAAGAACAATTAAAATAA